A stretch of the Coprobacillus cateniformis genome encodes the following:
- a CDS encoding MBL fold metallo-hydrolase, with the protein MVYFKHEKLSERIYRIIDITGVCCYLVIGDDRACLLDTCNGIGNIKTYVEQMTDLPIIVILTHGHLDHMGGAGLFDEVYMNHDDMPVFHKHGDMQFRIEDTNAHSPMQIDAEIFIPTYQGDIQDIQDNDCFDLGGITIQMILVKGHTPGMMCPLIKEERTIIFGDACGVGVLLFDEFSSSVLDYQKSLICLKEYENDYDIIYRNHGTFTSHKELLDNVIECCDLILTRQDAHFPILFHGIQLYACHETKTNGQGRRDGKEGNILYSLDKVK; encoded by the coding sequence ATGGTATATTTTAAACACGAAAAATTAAGTGAACGTATTTATCGAATTATAGATATAACAGGTGTTTGTTGTTATTTGGTGATTGGAGATGACAGGGCATGTTTATTAGACACTTGTAATGGGATAGGAAATATTAAAACGTATGTGGAGCAGATGACAGACCTCCCAATTATTGTTATTTTAACTCATGGGCATCTTGATCACATGGGTGGAGCTGGTTTGTTTGATGAAGTGTATATGAATCATGATGATATGCCAGTATTTCATAAACATGGTGATATGCAGTTCCGAATTGAAGATACAAATGCTCATTCTCCTATGCAGATAGATGCAGAGATATTTATACCTACATATCAAGGAGATATACAAGATATTCAAGATAATGATTGTTTTGATTTAGGTGGTATAACTATTCAGATGATATTAGTGAAGGGACATACACCAGGAATGATGTGTCCACTTATTAAAGAAGAACGCACTATTATTTTTGGAGATGCATGTGGGGTTGGTGTTCTCTTATTTGATGAATTTTCATCATCTGTTTTAGATTATCAAAAAAGTTTAATTTGTTTGAAGGAATATGAAAATGATTATGATATTATATATCGAAATCACGGAACATTTACATCTCATAAAGAATTGTTAGATAATGTTATTGAATGTTGTGATTTGATTTTAACCAGACAAGATGCTCATTTTCCAATATTATTTCATGGTATACAATTGTATGCTTGTCATGAAACTAAAACTAATGGTCAAGGTAGAAGAGATGGTAAAGAAGGAAATATCTTATATTCTTTAGATAAAGTAAAATAA
- a CDS encoding ABC transporter ATP-binding protein — MPRGPMGHGGHATEKAKDFKGTLKKLFAYLKPYYVKFIFIIIFATGSTVFAIFGPKILAKATDKLSEGIISKISNTGGIDFGAIAEILIFLGCIYLLSALLNYIQGFLTSGISQRVAYDFRKAISEKMDRLPLSYFDKHSSGDTLSRVTNDVDLIAQSLNQSMTQIVTSVVTVIGILIMMLTISIPMTLMALCVLPVSMALMGIIMKRTQKYFFKQQESLGNVNGHIEEMYGAHQVVKAFNGEEESVEKFVVYNDDLYESAWKSQFFSGLLQPLTTFVGNIGYVGVCLLGGFLATGGSISIGDIQAFIQYVRQFNQPITQLAQIMNQLQSTAAAAERVFEFLDEEELSKETPVVEHEDIQKIDGSVTFNNVNFGYNPDKTIINDFSMHVHAGQSVAIVGPTGAGKTTIVKLLMRFYELNSGSILIDGHDIKDFSRSDLRSLFGMVLQDTWLFGGTIKENLKYGKLDATDEEMIKACELAYADHFINTLEDGYETIINEESSNISQGQKQLLTIARAFLADPKILILDEATSSVDTRTEVLIQKGMDKLMEGRTSFIIAHRLSTIKDASTIIVMKDGDIVELGNHESLLAKGGFYADLYQSQFESSKEE; from the coding sequence ATGCCTAGAGGACCAATGGGACATGGTGGACATGCCACAGAAAAAGCTAAGGACTTTAAAGGAACACTAAAAAAATTATTTGCTTACTTAAAACCTTATTATGTTAAATTTATATTTATTATTATTTTTGCGACTGGATCAACTGTCTTTGCTATCTTTGGACCAAAGATTTTAGCTAAGGCAACTGATAAATTAAGTGAAGGTATTATTTCGAAAATCTCAAATACTGGTGGTATTGATTTTGGTGCTATTGCAGAGATATTGATTTTCTTAGGTTGTATTTATTTGTTAAGTGCATTACTGAATTATATTCAAGGGTTCTTAACTTCTGGTATTTCACAAAGAGTTGCTTATGATTTTAGAAAAGCCATTTCTGAAAAAATGGATCGCTTGCCATTAAGTTATTTTGATAAGCATTCAAGTGGTGATACATTATCTCGTGTTACAAATGATGTTGATTTGATTGCCCAGTCATTAAATCAAAGTATGACACAGATTGTCACTTCAGTTGTTACTGTAATAGGTATATTAATTATGATGTTAACGATTAGTATTCCAATGACTTTAATGGCATTATGTGTATTACCAGTATCAATGGCTTTAATGGGAATCATTATGAAGAGAACACAGAAATATTTCTTTAAACAACAAGAGAGTTTAGGAAATGTGAATGGTCATATTGAAGAAATGTATGGTGCTCATCAGGTTGTGAAGGCATTTAATGGTGAAGAAGAATCAGTAGAGAAATTTGTTGTTTACAATGATGATTTGTATGAGTCTGCATGGAAATCTCAATTCTTTTCTGGTTTATTACAGCCATTAACAACTTTTGTTGGAAACATTGGTTATGTTGGTGTGTGTTTATTAGGGGGCTTCTTGGCAACAGGAGGATCTATTTCAATTGGAGATATTCAGGCATTTATTCAATATGTAAGACAATTTAATCAACCAATTACACAACTTGCTCAAATTATGAATCAGCTTCAATCAACTGCAGCAGCTGCTGAACGTGTATTTGAATTTTTAGATGAAGAAGAGTTGTCTAAAGAAACACCAGTTGTAGAACACGAAGATATTCAAAAAATAGATGGAAGTGTCACATTCAATAATGTCAACTTTGGTTATAATCCTGATAAGACAATTATTAATGATTTCTCAATGCATGTCCATGCTGGTCAAAGTGTTGCAATTGTTGGACCAACTGGTGCAGGAAAAACAACGATTGTTAAATTATTAATGCGTTTCTATGAATTAAATAGTGGATCTATTTTGATTGATGGTCATGATATTAAAGATTTCTCAAGAAGTGATTTAAGAAGTTTGTTTGGAATGGTTTTACAAGATACTTGGTTATTTGGTGGAACAATTAAAGAAAACTTAAAATATGGAAAACTGGATGCAACTGATGAAGAAATGATAAAAGCTTGTGAACTGGCTTATGCTGATCATTTTATTAATACACTAGAAGATGGTTATGAAACAATTATTAATGAGGAATCAAGCAACATTTCTCAAGGGCAAAAACAATTATTAACAATTGCCAGAGCATTCTTAGCTGATCCTAAAATATTAATTCTTGATGAAGCGACTTCTTCAGTTGACACAAGAACAGAAGTTTTAATTCAAAAAGGTATGGATAAGTTAATGGAAGGAAGAACAAGTTTTATTATTGCTCACCGTTTATCTACCATTAAAGATGCAAGTACAATTATTGTCATGAAAGATGGCGATATTGTGGAACTTGGGAATCATGAATCATTGCTTGCTAAGGGTGGATTCTATGCTGATTTATATCAGTCACAATTTGAATCAAGTAAAGAAGAATAA
- a CDS encoding PTS transporter subunit EIIC gives MTNQVLASTILEKVGGKENVKSVTHCMTRLRFSLNDIEKANQDELKAMNEIMGVVYKGGQFQLIIGPQVTNLYDEVMQLLPNQDKLQEEHCKIKEPIKKDIKSYINNIMGALAGCMTPLIPILLCMGICKAIVAVLGPQLLGVFTEKDSLYVLFQFVGDAGLYFIPIYVGYTASKKFGFNELMGMFLGAILIHPTLIQLAADGTKFDVYGIPAVAQNYTSSIIPIILTIWVASYVERFFKKYTPDVLKVFGIPLGTLLIMLPLELCLFGPLGSFAGQYICQGIICLYDVAGPLAVGVVGATFGLLVLTGMHTVLMAFLFMTFPMVGYDAFIIPAIFACSYAGAGVTLACVIKFKDKKKKQLTLGYFITWLFGGVGEPMLYGLNIPYKTPLYAGIISGFIAGVVTGLLGLKAYVLSPSNGLYILPAFLGGPNSNYILLGISMVVSVVIGFVVMWFMKLDESLV, from the coding sequence ATGACGAATCAAGTTTTAGCATCAACAATTTTAGAAAAAGTTGGTGGCAAGGAAAATGTCAAATCAGTGACTCACTGTATGACAAGATTAAGATTTAGCTTAAATGATATTGAAAAAGCAAATCAAGATGAATTAAAGGCAATGAATGAAATTATGGGTGTTGTTTATAAAGGTGGACAATTTCAATTGATTATTGGACCACAAGTGACAAATTTATACGATGAAGTCATGCAATTATTACCAAATCAAGATAAGCTACAAGAAGAACACTGTAAAATTAAAGAACCTATTAAAAAAGATATCAAGTCTTATATAAATAACATTATGGGTGCTTTAGCTGGATGTATGACACCATTAATTCCCATTTTATTATGTATGGGAATTTGTAAAGCAATCGTAGCTGTATTGGGTCCTCAATTGTTAGGCGTTTTCACTGAAAAAGATAGTTTGTATGTTCTTTTTCAGTTTGTAGGTGATGCAGGATTGTATTTTATACCTATTTATGTAGGTTATACAGCATCTAAAAAATTTGGATTTAATGAGTTAATGGGGATGTTTTTAGGAGCTATTCTTATTCATCCAACTTTAATTCAATTAGCAGCTGATGGAACGAAATTCGATGTTTACGGCATACCTGCTGTAGCACAAAATTATACATCATCAATCATTCCAATCATACTTACAATTTGGGTTGCTTCTTATGTAGAACGTTTCTTTAAGAAGTATACACCAGATGTACTAAAAGTTTTTGGAATTCCCTTAGGAACATTGTTGATTATGTTACCATTAGAATTATGTTTGTTTGGTCCTTTGGGATCATTTGCAGGACAATATATTTGTCAAGGTATTATTTGTTTGTATGATGTTGCTGGGCCATTGGCAGTAGGAGTCGTTGGTGCTACTTTTGGACTATTGGTTTTAACAGGAATGCATACTGTTTTGATGGCTTTCTTATTTATGACATTCCCAATGGTTGGATATGATGCTTTTATTATACCTGCTATTTTTGCTTGTAGTTATGCTGGAGCAGGAGTGACGTTGGCTTGTGTTATTAAGTTTAAAGATAAAAAGAAAAAACAATTGACTTTAGGTTACTTTATTACATGGTTGTTTGGTGGGGTTGGTGAACCTATGTTATATGGCTTGAATATTCCTTATAAAACACCGTTATATGCAGGAATTATATCAGGTTTTATAGCAGGTGTTGTGACAGGATTATTAGGTTTAAAAGCATATGTTTTAAGCCCATCAAATGGATTATATATTTTACCAGCATTTTTAGGTGGACCAAATTCAAATTATATTTTATTAGGAATATCAATGGTTGTTTCTGTTGTTATTGGGTTTGTAGTGATGTGGTTTATGAAATTAGATGAAAGTTTAGTGTAG
- a CDS encoding C-GCAxxG-C-C family protein yields MNIEERVRVAYETHHEGYNCAQAVFAAYLDLLDISKEDAMKTAYGFGGGLGMTREICGTLTGGAMVLGQKFGKEAADVKQKQFVNKKVASLCKEFEESHGSVICGELLGLRETDKKVNRQTCDELIEEVVRLLEKYMVKEEIS; encoded by the coding sequence ATGAATATAGAAGAAAGAGTCAGAGTTGCTTATGAAACACATCATGAAGGATATAATTGTGCTCAAGCTGTTTTTGCAGCCTATTTAGATTTATTAGATATTTCAAAAGAAGATGCCATGAAAACTGCTTATGGTTTTGGTGGTGGGTTAGGAATGACCCGTGAAATCTGTGGCACATTGACAGGTGGAGCCATGGTCTTAGGTCAAAAGTTTGGAAAAGAAGCTGCGGATGTGAAACAAAAACAATTTGTTAATAAGAAAGTTGCTTCACTATGCAAAGAATTTGAAGAAAGTCATGGTTCAGTCATTTGTGGTGAACTTTTAGGGTTAAGAGAAACTGATAAAAAAGTTAATCGACAAACTTGTGATGAGCTCATTGAGGAAGTTGTTAGATTATTAGAAAAATATATGGTTAAAGAAGAAATTTCATAA
- the proB gene encoding glutamate 5-kinase, with product MMRDLQGIKKIVIKVGSSSLCNQKGQIEKEKILYLILQISKLIELDYSIVLVSSGAIAAGMGALGLKEKPQTIPEKQALAAIGQAKLMQIYEEIFQLFDIECAQVLLNHGDFDDRKRLINLTNTMHSLMHYGVIPIVNENDALAVDEIKVGDNDTLAALIVPVVEADMLILVSDIDGLYTANPHVDKDAQLIKFVDYVDDDIRHMAGDTSSGLGTGGMATKIRAAKIVNDYGSHLVIVNGQQENSILHIFDEHESGTWFNGKSGVNMNAKVHWLTYRTSSKGCIVVDEGAAEALQVHRKSLLPKGIVNVQEHFMRGQVVDIMNVRGEKIAKGISNYSSEEIKLIMGHQSCEIESILHYKDYDVVVHANNMVIIGGDCYG from the coding sequence ATGATGAGAGATTTACAGGGAATTAAGAAGATTGTTATTAAAGTTGGTTCTTCTTCACTTTGTAATCAGAAAGGACAAATTGAAAAAGAAAAGATTTTATATTTAATTTTACAAATATCAAAATTGATAGAATTAGATTATTCTATTGTTTTAGTTTCTTCAGGAGCAATTGCTGCTGGTATGGGGGCTTTAGGATTGAAGGAAAAACCACAAACGATACCAGAGAAGCAAGCTTTAGCAGCTATTGGACAAGCAAAATTAATGCAAATCTATGAAGAAATATTTCAATTGTTTGATATTGAATGTGCACAGGTTCTATTAAATCATGGTGATTTTGATGATCGAAAAAGATTGATTAATCTTACCAATACAATGCATTCTTTGATGCACTATGGTGTGATTCCGATTGTGAATGAAAATGATGCATTGGCAGTTGATGAAATTAAAGTTGGTGATAATGATACACTAGCCGCTTTAATTGTTCCTGTTGTAGAAGCCGATATGTTAATCCTTGTTAGTGATATTGATGGTCTTTATACAGCGAATCCACATGTTGATAAAGATGCACAACTGATTAAATTTGTAGATTATGTTGATGATGATATACGTCATATGGCAGGTGATACATCTTCGGGATTAGGAACTGGTGGCATGGCAACAAAGATCAGAGCAGCTAAGATTGTGAATGATTATGGGAGTCATCTGGTGATTGTTAATGGTCAACAGGAAAATAGTATTTTGCATATTTTTGATGAACATGAAAGTGGAACTTGGTTTAATGGGAAAAGTGGTGTGAATATGAATGCCAAAGTTCATTGGCTTACTTATCGAACAAGTTCAAAAGGATGCATAGTTGTTGATGAAGGTGCTGCTGAAGCTTTGCAGGTTCATCGTAAAAGTTTGTTGCCGAAGGGAATTGTCAATGTGCAAGAGCATTTTATGAGGGGGCAGGTTGTAGATATTATGAATGTTCGTGGTGAAAAGATTGCTAAGGGTATAAGCAATTATTCAAGTGAAGAAATTAAATTGATTATGGGTCATCAAAGTTGTGAAATTGAATCTATATTACATTATAAAGATTATGATGTTGTTGTTCATGCAAATAATATGGTTATTATAGGAGGGGATTGCTATGGATAG
- a CDS encoding MarR family winged helix-turn-helix transcriptional regulator — MKYEKLSIIMEELRMVHKLHNKMMSGHCQDITPEQGKLLYLIRNEKMNQKEIAKHLHITEATLSVRIKRLVDSGLVEREVDRNDKRVYSIVLSKKGEKLMNDMENAIHHYQEVICKGITNEEYESVLKVIHKIQKNIKEEIE; from the coding sequence ATGAAATATGAAAAACTGAGTATAATTATGGAAGAATTACGAATGGTCCATAAATTGCATAACAAAATGATGTCTGGACATTGTCAGGATATTACTCCAGAACAAGGGAAGTTATTATATCTTATTAGAAATGAAAAGATGAATCAAAAAGAAATTGCAAAACATCTTCATATTACAGAGGCGACTCTTTCAGTAAGAATAAAACGTTTGGTTGATTCGGGGTTGGTTGAAAGAGAAGTTGATAGAAATGATAAGAGAGTTTATTCTATTGTTTTATCAAAAAAAGGGGAAAAACTTATGAATGATATGGAGAATGCAATTCATCATTATCAAGAGGTTATTTGTAAAGGTATTACAAATGAGGAATATGAATCTGTATTAAAAGTTATTCATAAAATTCAAAAAAATATAAAGGAGGAAATTGAATGA
- a CDS encoding glutamate-5-semialdehyde dehydrogenase: MDSVLQIQLELAKKASRTMLKISTEQKNQALTSISYALKKHVDEIIAANQIDIDNAKANGMSSAMVDRLLLTQQRIENIAEDVLKLTTLSDPVGQVIREIHRPNGLLIKQVRVPIGVFGIIYESRPNVTVDIACLCIKSGNVCVLKGGKEALCSNQILTRIMQEATRHILPVGTITLIENTDRSMVSQLITANEYVDVVVPRGGKGLIEHVIHNATVPVIETGAGNCHLYIDKDANMHKAIAISVNAKIQRPSVCNAIETILVHKDIAKEYLVAMVKAFDGKVEIRGDERVCGMISCQKATQEDYATEYDDYIVAVKIVDSIDEVIDHIYKYSTKHSECIVTENQEAATLFLNSLDSACVYHNASTRFSDGGEFGFGAELGISTQKLHARGPLALLEMTSFQYRIYGQGQIRE, from the coding sequence ATGGATAGTGTTTTACAGATCCAGTTGGAACTTGCTAAAAAGGCAAGCCGTACAATGTTAAAGATAAGTACTGAACAAAAAAATCAAGCTTTAACATCAATTTCATATGCATTAAAAAAGCATGTTGATGAAATTATTGCAGCAAATCAGATTGATATTGATAATGCTAAAGCAAATGGGATGTCATCTGCTATGGTTGATCGTCTTTTGTTAACACAGCAGAGAATTGAAAACATTGCTGAAGATGTTTTAAAATTAACAACATTAAGTGACCCAGTTGGTCAAGTTATTCGAGAGATTCATCGACCTAATGGCTTGCTTATTAAACAGGTGAGAGTGCCAATAGGTGTTTTTGGTATTATTTATGAATCAAGACCAAATGTCACAGTGGATATTGCATGTTTATGCATTAAATCTGGTAATGTCTGTGTTTTAAAAGGCGGCAAGGAAGCATTATGTTCTAATCAAATATTAACACGTATTATGCAAGAAGCAACACGTCATATTCTTCCAGTAGGAACGATTACTCTTATTGAAAATACTGATCGTTCAATGGTTTCACAATTAATTACTGCCAATGAGTATGTAGATGTTGTGGTGCCAAGAGGAGGTAAAGGACTGATAGAGCATGTCATCCATAACGCAACAGTTCCTGTCATAGAAACAGGTGCAGGGAATTGTCATTTGTATATTGATAAAGATGCTAATATGCACAAAGCTATTGCTATTTCAGTGAATGCTAAAATACAAAGACCATCAGTCTGTAATGCCATTGAAACAATTCTAGTTCATAAAGATATTGCTAAAGAGTATCTTGTAGCAATGGTAAAGGCTTTTGATGGAAAGGTAGAGATTCGTGGTGATGAGCGTGTATGTGGTATGATTTCATGTCAAAAAGCAACACAGGAAGATTATGCTACTGAATATGATGATTATATTGTAGCAGTGAAAATTGTTGATTCCATTGATGAGGTCATTGATCATATTTATAAATATTCAACAAAGCATTCTGAATGTATTGTGACTGAGAATCAAGAAGCAGCGACACTTTTCTTAAACTCTTTGGACTCAGCCTGTGTTTATCATAATGCATCAACTCGTTTTAGTGACGGTGGAGAATTTGGTTTTGGTGCAGAACTCGGTATCAGTACACAAAAATTGCATGCAAGAGGTCCACTTGCACTTTTAGAAATGACATCATTTCAATATCGAATTTATGGACAAGGACAAATAAGGGAGTAA
- a CDS encoding ABC transporter ATP-binding protein yields MIKLRKFAYKFWLPIILCIGFVFIQSQSELALPDYMSKIVTNGIQAGGFDSPVADVLSDETLQHLLIFADDAQQEVIKSSYTFTSYNDLDDDIKETFPKLKDAYLLKDLSKEQNEQLESALVKPMLMVSSIDSMDPNSDEYKERFGNLPAGTDLYKVFSMMDEEAKKEMTKSIDEQMDAMGETTMLIAAGNGVKTEYIGLGADVDKIQSDYILKSGLIMLGIALIGSIAAMSSAFLSSRVGAGVARDLRKAVFKKVESFSNTEFNKFSTASLITRTTNDITQVQMLVIMLLRIVLFAPMMGIGALYKALTHSTSMTWIIFMILIVISVVLFILIKVVMPKFKVIQSLIDRLNLTMRENLTGVLVIRAFGNEKHSEERFDGANDDLTKVNLFVNRAMATLMPIMMFIMNIAAVLVVWVGAKQMDLGNIAIGEMMAFIQYTMNIIMSFLFIAMIFIMIPRASVAAGRVYDVLSTELKIKDPDVAEDFYASKKGLVEFKNVTFQYPGAHEAVLSDINFTAKPGQTTAFIGSTGSGKSTLINLIPRFYDVTEGEILVDGVDVRKVKQHDLRELIGVVPQKGVLFSGTIRSNLQYGARDASDEDLNEVIRIAQASEFVDDKPKGLSEEISQGGTNVSGGQKQRLAIARALAKNPEILIFDDSFSALDFKTDAILRKELSKLTEKTQNTILIVGQRIASIMDADQIIVLDKGKIVGKGTHEELMKDCQVYQEIAYSQLSKEELADA; encoded by the coding sequence ATGATCAAGTTGCGAAAATTTGCTTATAAATTTTGGTTACCAATTATTCTTTGTATTGGGTTTGTCTTTATTCAATCTCAATCAGAGTTAGCGTTGCCTGATTATATGAGCAAGATAGTTACAAATGGAATTCAAGCAGGTGGATTTGATAGCCCAGTTGCTGATGTTTTAAGTGATGAAACATTACAACATCTTTTGATTTTTGCTGATGATGCTCAACAAGAAGTCATTAAATCTAGTTATACATTCACAAGTTATAATGATTTAGATGATGATATCAAAGAAACATTTCCAAAATTGAAAGATGCCTATTTATTAAAAGATCTTTCTAAAGAACAAAATGAACAATTAGAAAGTGCTTTAGTGAAACCAATGTTAATGGTATCTTCTATTGATTCAATGGATCCAAATTCTGATGAATACAAAGAAAGATTTGGTAATTTACCAGCAGGTACTGATCTTTATAAAGTCTTTTCAATGATGGATGAAGAAGCAAAAAAAGAAATGACAAAAAGTATTGATGAACAAATGGATGCCATGGGTGAAACAACAATGTTAATTGCTGCTGGTAATGGTGTGAAAACAGAGTATATTGGATTGGGCGCTGATGTCGATAAAATTCAATCAGATTATATACTTAAATCTGGTTTAATTATGTTAGGTATTGCCTTAATTGGTTCTATTGCAGCGATGAGTTCAGCATTCCTATCATCTCGTGTTGGGGCCGGTGTTGCTAGAGATTTAAGGAAGGCTGTTTTCAAGAAAGTAGAGAGTTTTTCAAATACAGAATTTAATAAGTTTTCAACAGCTTCATTAATTACGCGTACAACAAATGATATAACGCAAGTTCAAATGCTCGTGATTATGTTACTTAGAATTGTATTATTTGCACCTATGATGGGAATTGGAGCTTTATACAAAGCTTTAACACATTCAACATCAATGACATGGATTATCTTTATGATTTTGATTGTGATTAGTGTTGTCTTATTCATCTTAATCAAAGTGGTTATGCCTAAATTCAAAGTTATTCAATCCTTAATTGATAGATTGAACTTAACAATGAGAGAGAATTTAACAGGAGTTCTTGTTATTCGAGCATTTGGTAATGAAAAACATAGTGAGGAACGTTTTGATGGTGCAAATGATGATTTAACAAAAGTTAATTTATTTGTGAATCGTGCTATGGCAACCTTAATGCCAATTATGATGTTTATTATGAATATTGCAGCTGTTCTTGTTGTTTGGGTTGGAGCAAAGCAAATGGATTTAGGAAATATTGCAATTGGTGAAATGATGGCTTTTATTCAATATACAATGAATATCATTATGTCATTCTTATTTATTGCAATGATTTTCATCATGATTCCACGTGCCAGTGTTGCAGCAGGTAGAGTTTATGATGTTTTATCAACAGAATTAAAAATTAAAGATCCTGATGTTGCAGAAGATTTCTATGCAAGCAAAAAAGGTTTAGTGGAATTCAAAAATGTAACTTTCCAATACCCTGGTGCCCATGAAGCTGTTTTAAGTGATATTAACTTTACAGCTAAACCTGGTCAAACAACTGCTTTTATTGGTTCAACAGGATCAGGAAAATCAACATTAATTAATTTGATTCCTCGTTTCTATGATGTTACAGAAGGTGAAATTCTCGTTGATGGAGTTGATGTTAGAAAAGTGAAACAACATGATTTACGAGAATTAATTGGTGTTGTTCCACAAAAAGGTGTTCTTTTCTCAGGTACAATTCGCTCTAATCTTCAATATGGTGCACGTGATGCAAGTGATGAAGATTTAAATGAAGTTATTCGTATTGCCCAGGCGAGCGAGTTTGTTGATGATAAACCAAAAGGTTTAAGTGAAGAGATTTCACAAGGTGGAACAAATGTTTCAGGAGGACAAAAACAACGTTTAGCTATTGCAAGAGCTTTGGCAAAAAATCCTGAGATATTAATTTTTGATGATAGTTTCTCGGCATTAGATTTTAAAACTGATGCTATTTTAAGAAAAGAATTAAGTAAGCTAACAGAAAAAACACAAAACACAATTTTAATTGTTGGTCAAAGAATTGCATCTATTATGGATGCTGATCAGATCATTGTTTTGGATAAAGGAAAAATAGTTGGAAAAGGAACTCATGAAGAACTTATGAAAGATTGTCAAGTTTATCAAGAGATTGCTTATTCTCAACTTTCAAAGGAGGAATTAGCAGATGCCTAG